The following are from one region of the Cytobacillus firmus genome:
- a CDS encoding SGNH/GDSL hydrolase family protein, whose translation MKRRKIGIYFFIITFIYGLYHLFDSLSKVEGANPTNVYQKLSSKDNINYLIIGDSIGRGSGATSKSSAWFTRLEKHLHSEFGIIAKRHSIVQSGATAFEGLYKLQQSEHLGKIDLTFIVFGENDRKYMDEKQFSYFYEGLIRKTKQLYPDTEIITITENPLDNEEFVQAISFISNHYGAKNVDMRNPFELSGLPAEELTKDLVHPNDHGYKIYADTLIKKIRELAGSQAEIAELSAPIHENADIEIASIPHVTDISGSFIHKDGIWESSMAGDSLEYQFSGTFLGVDMIRSEKGGKMDVFIDDVFITSLSAWWPLTKERYQYIVSGLEDSQHLVKFIVTNEKSVNNSTDDAVIQISSILTMAEQ comes from the coding sequence ATGAAGAGAAGGAAGATTGGCATATATTTTTTTATCATCACTTTTATATATGGTTTGTATCATTTATTTGATAGCCTGTCTAAAGTTGAAGGGGCGAATCCAACTAACGTGTATCAAAAGCTGTCGTCAAAAGATAATATCAATTACCTGATTATCGGGGACAGCATTGGCAGGGGGTCAGGTGCGACCTCCAAATCATCGGCATGGTTTACAAGGCTTGAGAAGCATCTGCATAGTGAATTTGGGATTATAGCCAAAAGGCATTCCATCGTCCAAAGTGGAGCCACTGCCTTTGAAGGTTTATATAAGCTTCAGCAATCCGAACATTTAGGGAAAATCGATTTAACTTTTATCGTATTTGGGGAGAATGACCGCAAATATATGGATGAAAAGCAATTTTCTTATTTCTACGAAGGGCTTATCCGGAAAACAAAACAGCTTTACCCTGACACCGAGATCATAACCATTACAGAAAACCCGCTGGATAACGAAGAGTTTGTTCAGGCGATTTCTTTTATTTCTAACCATTATGGCGCTAAAAACGTGGATATGAGAAACCCTTTTGAACTATCCGGATTACCTGCAGAGGAACTGACAAAAGATTTGGTCCATCCAAATGATCACGGCTATAAAATCTATGCAGATACCTTAATAAAGAAAATAAGAGAGTTAGCCGGCAGTCAGGCAGAAATTGCCGAGCTTTCTGCCCCCATTCATGAAAATGCGGACATAGAAATAGCATCCATCCCTCATGTTACAGATATATCTGGATCATTTATTCACAAAGACGGCATTTGGGAGAGCAGCATGGCGGGAGACAGTCTTGAATATCAGTTTAGCGGCACTTTCCTTGGGGTCGATATGATTCGCAGTGAAAAAGGCGGGAAGATGGATGTTTTCATTGATGATGTGTTTATTACATCCTTATCTGCCTGGTGGCCGCTGACTAAAGAAAGATATCAATATATTGTCAGCGGTCTCGAAGACAGTCAACATTTAGTGAAATTCATTGTGACAAATGAAAAATCAGTGAATAACAGTACAGACGATGCCGTTATTCAAATTTCCTCCATCCTCACCATGGCAGAACAGTGA
- a CDS encoding YjcZ family sporulation protein, with protein sequence MYKGAVAGAGYDQCYPGYGYPVAGAHYGGGYGGFALIVVLFILLIIIGACCCGNW encoded by the coding sequence ATGTATAAAGGTGCAGTTGCTGGTGCTGGCTACGACCAATGTTATCCAGGATATGGCTATCCTGTTGCTGGTGCTCATTATGGAGGAGGGTATGGCGGTTTTGCATTGATCGTCGTATTGTTCATTCTATTGATTATTATCGGAGCATGCTGCTGCGGAAATTGGTAA
- a CDS encoding NAD(P)/FAD-dependent oxidoreductase, with protein MNANYDVIVVGAGPAGIFTCYELTLKMPEAKILLIDKGHDIYKRNCPILQKKISKCPPAAGRKEFAGCLPACSITNGFGGAGAYSDGKFNITSEFGGWMTDYLPDSQVVDLIKYVDEINLKHGATESITDPMTDEVRDIERRGYAAGLKLLRAQVRHLGTEQNLEILKSIYEYLREKIDMSYKTEVEDLITEKTPDGHRIMGVKLKSGNEVHADKVVVAPGRDGSVWLANLLKSRRLKMINNQVDIGVRVETSDIVMEEINKHLYEGKFTFNTSVGTRVRTFCSNPSGHVVVENHSGIMLANGHAYKDPKLGSTNTNFALLVSHTFSEPFDKPNEYAHEISRLANSLSNGGIIVQKYGDILKGRRSTEKRIKEGFLEPTLKEAVPGDLGLVLPYNTMKSLIEMTEALNHVSPGLASEHTLFYGVEAKFYSARPKLNDRFETEISGLYVGGDGAGITRGLAQAGACGVWIARDIIEKTSNVPGREPALV; from the coding sequence ATGAATGCGAATTATGATGTGATTGTTGTCGGTGCTGGACCGGCTGGAATATTTACTTGTTATGAATTAACTCTTAAAATGCCTGAAGCAAAAATTTTATTAATTGATAAAGGCCATGATATTTATAAAAGAAATTGTCCGATTTTACAGAAAAAGATTTCGAAATGCCCGCCTGCAGCAGGAAGAAAAGAATTTGCAGGCTGCCTGCCCGCTTGTTCTATCACGAATGGATTTGGCGGAGCAGGGGCTTATTCAGATGGGAAATTTAATATAACGAGTGAGTTTGGCGGCTGGATGACCGATTATCTCCCGGACTCCCAGGTTGTTGATTTGATAAAATATGTTGACGAAATTAATTTGAAGCATGGCGCGACTGAAAGCATTACAGATCCAATGACTGATGAAGTGAGGGATATTGAGCGCCGCGGATATGCAGCAGGGCTTAAACTGCTTCGTGCGCAGGTCAGGCATTTGGGCACCGAGCAGAATCTAGAAATCCTAAAGAGCATTTATGAATATTTACGTGAAAAAATTGATATGTCCTATAAGACAGAGGTTGAAGATCTTATAACAGAGAAAACCCCTGATGGCCATCGGATTATGGGGGTCAAGCTTAAGTCCGGAAATGAAGTTCATGCTGATAAGGTGGTTGTAGCACCAGGGAGAGATGGATCAGTTTGGCTGGCAAACCTCCTGAAGTCACGCCGCTTGAAGATGATCAATAATCAGGTCGATATTGGCGTGCGGGTTGAAACTTCGGATATTGTCATGGAAGAGATCAATAAACATCTTTACGAAGGAAAGTTTACATTTAATACATCTGTCGGTACAAGAGTGCGTACATTCTGCAGCAATCCTTCCGGCCATGTTGTAGTGGAAAACCACTCAGGAATCATGCTTGCGAATGGCCATGCTTACAAAGACCCTAAGCTGGGAAGTACTAATACAAACTTTGCGCTGCTTGTATCCCATACATTCTCTGAACCGTTTGATAAGCCAAATGAATACGCGCATGAAATTTCAAGGCTTGCCAACAGCCTTTCAAACGGCGGAATCATTGTCCAAAAGTATGGAGATATATTAAAAGGGAGAAGGTCTACTGAGAAGCGGATTAAAGAAGGCTTCCTTGAGCCGACCTTAAAGGAAGCGGTCCCTGGAGACTTAGGCCTTGTGCTGCCATATAATACAATGAAAAGCCTGATTGAAATGACAGAGGCTTTAAACCATGTATCTCCTGGCCTTGCATCTGAACATACGCTATTCTATGGTGTGGAGGCAAAATTCTACTCTGCACGTCCCAAGTTGAATGACCGTTTCGAAACGGAAATCAGCGGACTTTATGTTGGCGGGGATGGTGCAGGCATTACCAGAGGACTTGCACAGGCGGGTGCCTGCGGTGTCTGGATTGCAAGGGATATTATCGAAAAGACAAGTAATGTACCTGGAAGAGAACCTGCATTGGTATAA
- a CDS encoding aspartate aminotransferase family protein, with product MNQSNLIKPMLDAQYPIIDYGRGVYLYDTDGKEYLDASSGAITANIGHGVEEIIEAMHEQAKKVSFVYRSQFTSGAAEKLAHKIAEAAIGDLNWSFFVNSGSEATETAMKIAIQYWQEKGIVTKTKVLSRWMSYHGITLGALSMSGHTGRRARFIPLLEDFPVIHPPYCYRCPYNLEAPECGYLCAHELETVIKRIGPDNIAAFIAEPVIGAAGGAITPPKDYYRIIKEICERYDILFIADEVMTGFGRTGTMLACEHWNIKPDIVALGKGMGAGYAPIAAALVSDEVMEPILAGSKSIMSGHTLSANPQSCAVSLAVLEYIEKNNIIPETESKGVYLRNKLTKLQSKFSFIGDVRGKGLMVGLEFVKDPLTKEPFTKSFGLTQRLIQEAQEHGLLIYPAGAGTNGTDGDAVMIAPPLTITKREIDDLVKRFEKTLQVFSENHLIPDEGEGE from the coding sequence ATGAACCAGTCGAACTTAATTAAGCCGATGCTTGATGCACAGTACCCGATCATTGATTATGGCAGGGGAGTTTATCTATATGATACGGACGGAAAGGAATACCTGGATGCATCATCCGGCGCAATAACGGCCAATATTGGCCATGGTGTGGAGGAAATCATTGAGGCAATGCATGAACAGGCGAAAAAAGTTTCTTTTGTATATCGATCGCAATTTACGAGCGGCGCAGCTGAAAAGCTTGCCCATAAAATAGCTGAGGCTGCGATCGGAGACTTGAATTGGAGCTTTTTTGTGAACAGCGGGTCTGAGGCCACTGAAACAGCTATGAAAATAGCGATTCAGTACTGGCAGGAAAAAGGCATTGTGACAAAAACAAAGGTGCTCTCAAGGTGGATGAGCTATCATGGCATAACCCTGGGAGCTTTATCAATGTCAGGACATACGGGCAGAAGGGCTCGCTTCATACCGCTGCTTGAGGATTTTCCTGTCATTCATCCTCCATATTGCTATAGGTGCCCCTACAATCTGGAAGCGCCTGAATGCGGTTATCTGTGTGCACATGAACTTGAAACCGTCATTAAACGGATAGGGCCAGACAATATTGCTGCGTTTATCGCAGAACCAGTCATTGGCGCTGCAGGCGGTGCCATTACCCCTCCAAAGGATTACTACCGGATAATCAAAGAAATTTGTGAGCGGTATGACATTTTATTTATTGCTGATGAGGTTATGACTGGTTTTGGGAGAACAGGCACAATGCTTGCCTGCGAGCATTGGAATATAAAGCCTGATATTGTCGCACTTGGAAAAGGAATGGGAGCCGGGTATGCTCCGATTGCAGCTGCACTTGTAAGCGATGAAGTAATGGAGCCCATACTGGCAGGTTCAAAAAGCATTATGAGCGGCCATACCTTGAGTGCCAATCCGCAGTCATGTGCAGTGTCCCTCGCAGTGCTTGAATATATTGAGAAAAACAATATTATCCCGGAAACAGAAAGCAAAGGAGTGTATTTAAGAAATAAATTGACTAAGCTGCAATCCAAATTTTCCTTTATTGGTGATGTAAGGGGAAAAGGGCTGATGGTCGGACTTGAATTTGTAAAGGATCCTCTGACAAAAGAGCCGTTTACAAAAAGCTTCGGTTTGACTCAGAGATTAATACAGGAAGCACAGGAGCATGGTCTGCTTATTTACCCTGCAGGTGCGGGTACAAATGGCACAGACGGGGATGCCGTAATGATCGCACCGCCGCTGACTATTACCAAAAGGGAAATCGATGATCTGGTAAAGAGGTTTGAAAAGACTTTGCAGGTTTTCTCAGAAAATCATTTGATCCCTGATGAGGGAGAGGGTGAATAA
- a CDS encoding CoA transferase subunit A yields the protein MENTFNKIIELDEAMKHFRDGMIIMFGGFGGIGTPPSLIDGILDNGFKDLTLIGNDSGFPHIGIGKVVSQGRAKKMIASHIGSNPVAGQLMTDGKMEVEFSPQGILAERIRAGGVGIPAILSDIGLDNDIVTGNKQTCSLGGKKYLVETALTADISIVFAKKADPYGNLIFDKSARNTNPLVAMAGDMTIAEVEEIVPLGSLDPDEIITPGVFVNYIVPSKGVNWKWAWE from the coding sequence ATGGAGAACACATTTAATAAGATTATTGAACTTGATGAGGCGATGAAGCATTTTCGGGACGGCATGATCATTATGTTTGGCGGCTTCGGCGGAATTGGCACCCCTCCGTCCCTTATCGACGGCATTTTGGATAATGGATTCAAAGATTTAACACTTATTGGCAATGATTCAGGCTTTCCCCATATTGGGATCGGGAAGGTGGTAAGCCAGGGAAGGGCGAAGAAAATGATTGCTTCTCATATTGGCTCAAATCCCGTTGCCGGCCAACTCATGACAGATGGGAAGATGGAAGTGGAATTTTCACCCCAGGGGATATTGGCTGAAAGAATACGTGCTGGCGGAGTCGGCATTCCTGCCATCCTTTCCGACATTGGCCTTGATAACGACATTGTGACCGGCAATAAGCAAACATGCAGCCTGGGCGGAAAAAAGTATCTTGTCGAGACGGCCCTGACTGCAGATATATCGATTGTTTTTGCTAAGAAAGCTGATCCTTACGGGAACTTAATTTTTGACAAAAGTGCCAGAAACACAAACCCGCTTGTCGCCATGGCTGGTGATATGACAATTGCGGAAGTGGAGGAAATTGTCCCGCTTGGCAGCCTGGATCCTGATGAAATTATAACACCGGGAGTTTTCGTTAATTATATCGTTCCATCGAAGGGAGTGAATTGGAAATGGGCATGGGAGTAG
- a CDS encoding 3-oxoacid CoA-transferase subunit B — MGMGVEIRNRIAKRAAEEIKNGMIVNLGIGIPSLVPNHLPDGTNVMFHAENGITGMGPSPEKGKEDENLCNAGGFPVSIVKGASYCDSTIAFGMIRRGRVDMTILGSLEVSGKGDLANWIVPGKKVPGMGGAMELAQKARKVIVLMNQTDKYGNPKIVDECTLPLTSARCVNMIITEMAVFQISAHGLTLTDLFTPHSINEVRAKTGCSFTIAENVRVIN, encoded by the coding sequence ATGGGCATGGGAGTAGAGATTAGAAATCGTATTGCCAAACGTGCTGCGGAGGAAATCAAGAACGGGATGATTGTAAATCTCGGTATTGGAATCCCATCGCTTGTGCCCAATCATTTGCCTGACGGGACAAATGTAATGTTTCATGCGGAAAATGGCATTACAGGTATGGGGCCAAGTCCGGAGAAAGGGAAGGAAGATGAGAATCTATGTAATGCAGGAGGTTTTCCGGTTTCCATTGTAAAGGGTGCTTCATATTGCGACAGCACCATTGCATTCGGGATGATACGCAGAGGGCGAGTTGATATGACAATTCTTGGCTCCCTGGAGGTAAGCGGAAAAGGGGATTTGGCCAATTGGATTGTACCGGGGAAAAAAGTTCCCGGCATGGGCGGTGCAATGGAGCTTGCCCAAAAAGCAAGAAAAGTCATTGTCCTAATGAACCAGACAGACAAGTACGGGAACCCAAAAATTGTGGACGAGTGCACCCTGCCTCTTACATCAGCACGCTGTGTAAACATGATTATTACAGAGATGGCTGTCTTTCAAATATCAGCTCATGGACTCACACTGACTGACTTGTTTACGCCGCACTCTATAAATGAAGTCAGGGCAAAAACGGGCTGCAGTTTTACAATTGCTGAGAATGTGAGAGTGATTAATTGA
- a CDS encoding peptidase: MNAHAKIKRWLEENKQRGTRLLQQLVQEGSIRGNESSAQAIIIEKCRKLGLTLDIWEIGKEQLIKHPAFCSDRKDFSGNPNVVAVLKGTGGGRSIILNGHIDVVPEGDRNDWEHDPFSGRIEDGKLFGRGSTDMKGGTVSLLLAMEAIIALGIKLKGDVIFQSVIEEESGGAGTLAAVLRGYSADGAIIPEPTNMKLFPKQQGSMWFRISVKGRSAHGGTRYEGVNAIEKAMYVITKLQELEKVRNLKIEDPLYSKIPIPIPINIGKIYSGEWPSSVPDIAVIEGRMGVAPDEEMKSAEKELEDCLKEAAQHDGWLKKNPPQVEWFGGRWLPGDLEQDHPLMAVLSESFETVKGKQPSVEASPWGTDGGILSKVGNTPVVVFGPGVTEAAHDVNEFIFLEEVFDAAEIIALAILEWCGTNQGEGK, from the coding sequence ATGAATGCTCATGCAAAGATTAAACGATGGCTGGAAGAAAATAAGCAAAGAGGAACAAGACTTCTTCAGCAACTGGTCCAGGAAGGCAGCATCCGCGGAAATGAAAGCAGTGCACAGGCCATCATCATAGAAAAATGCCGCAAACTTGGACTAACCCTTGATATTTGGGAAATCGGCAAGGAACAATTGATTAAGCATCCTGCCTTTTGTTCAGATCGAAAGGATTTTTCCGGAAATCCCAATGTGGTGGCTGTTTTGAAAGGAACAGGCGGAGGAAGGTCCATCATCCTCAATGGCCATATTGATGTCGTTCCGGAAGGAGACCGAAATGATTGGGAACATGATCCATTTAGCGGCAGAATCGAAGATGGAAAGCTATTTGGCAGGGGTTCGACCGATATGAAAGGCGGCACCGTTTCGCTCCTGCTTGCCATGGAAGCCATTATTGCGCTTGGAATCAAGCTTAAAGGAGATGTGATTTTTCAAAGTGTCATAGAAGAAGAAAGCGGCGGGGCTGGTACATTGGCAGCAGTCCTCAGGGGATATTCTGCCGATGGGGCAATCATTCCTGAACCGACTAATATGAAACTGTTTCCAAAACAGCAGGGCTCGATGTGGTTTCGGATATCAGTCAAAGGGCGTTCAGCTCACGGAGGAACCCGATATGAGGGCGTCAATGCCATTGAAAAAGCCATGTATGTGATAACAAAGCTTCAGGAGCTTGAGAAGGTAAGGAACCTTAAAATTGAAGACCCGCTTTATTCAAAGATCCCTATTCCGATTCCTATTAATATTGGAAAAATATACAGCGGAGAGTGGCCATCTTCCGTACCGGATATTGCTGTCATAGAGGGAAGGATGGGGGTAGCACCGGATGAAGAGATGAAATCTGCCGAAAAAGAGCTGGAGGATTGCCTGAAGGAAGCAGCCCAACATGATGGATGGCTTAAAAAGAATCCTCCTCAAGTTGAATGGTTTGGCGGACGCTGGCTGCCCGGTGATCTGGAACAGGATCATCCTTTAATGGCTGTATTATCCGAATCCTTTGAAACCGTAAAAGGAAAACAGCCGTCAGTTGAGGCATCACCTTGGGGCACGGATGGAGGCATATTATCCAAAGTAGGAAATACACCTGTTGTTGTCTTCGGGCCAGGTGTAACGGAAGCCGCCCATGATGTAAACGAATTTATTTTCTTAGAGGAAGTTTTTGATGCGGCTGAAATTATTGCTCTGGCCATACTGGAATGGTGCGGCACTAATCAGGGAGAGGGGAAATAA
- the gabT gene encoding 4-aminobutyrate--2-oxoglutarate transaminase produces the protein MGSINIRTELPGPKGKELLAKKEKNVPKGPFNTMQTFAAKGDGALLTDIDGNTFLDFAGAIGTLNVGHCPPRVIEALHAQIDQYLHPCFHVMMYEPYIKLAEKLNSITPGNHSKKTFFLSTGAEAVENAVKIARKYTGRKGIISFERGFHGRTYMSMSLTSKVKPYKYEFGPFAPETYKWPYPYYYRSEGLKDKDHDNALLKRFETFFLSEVPPEEIAAVIMEPVQGEGGFVMPSSHFVKGVKELCEKHGILFIADEVQTGFGRTGKMFAMEHYDVVPDLMTMSKSIGAGLPISAVTGRADIMDSPNIGEIGGTYGGSPLGCAAALEVIWTIEEEGLLERANEIGSLFTEKFSDFPLKYKQVGEVRSLGAMCAIEFVKDQETKEPNKEIVQEILSKAHKRGLIIMSAGLYGNIIRLLSPLVTTNEQLNEGFSVLEEVIGECCT, from the coding sequence ATGGGATCAATTAATATAAGAACAGAGCTGCCGGGACCAAAAGGGAAGGAATTATTGGCTAAAAAGGAGAAGAATGTTCCAAAGGGGCCATTTAACACGATGCAGACATTTGCTGCTAAAGGGGATGGAGCACTTCTGACAGATATAGATGGAAATACGTTTCTTGATTTTGCGGGGGCCATCGGGACACTGAATGTTGGACACTGTCCGCCTAGGGTTATTGAAGCGCTGCATGCCCAAATTGACCAATATCTTCACCCATGCTTCCATGTCATGATGTATGAGCCTTATATCAAGCTGGCAGAGAAACTCAACAGCATTACACCAGGCAATCACAGCAAAAAAACCTTCTTTTTAAGCACCGGAGCAGAGGCGGTGGAAAATGCGGTTAAAATAGCAAGGAAATATACAGGCAGAAAAGGAATTATATCATTTGAAAGGGGCTTTCATGGCCGTACCTATATGTCCATGAGTTTAACGAGCAAGGTAAAACCGTATAAATATGAATTCGGGCCATTTGCGCCGGAAACGTATAAATGGCCTTATCCTTATTATTACCGCAGCGAGGGGCTGAAGGATAAAGACCATGATAATGCCCTGCTTAAGAGATTCGAAACGTTTTTTCTGAGCGAGGTGCCGCCTGAAGAAATCGCTGCTGTCATTATGGAACCTGTTCAGGGTGAAGGTGGTTTTGTCATGCCGTCGTCCCATTTTGTAAAAGGTGTTAAAGAGCTTTGTGAAAAACATGGAATCCTTTTTATCGCTGATGAGGTACAGACAGGATTTGGCAGGACAGGCAAAATGTTTGCCATGGAGCATTATGATGTTGTGCCGGATCTTATGACCATGTCTAAATCGATCGGTGCCGGATTGCCGATCAGTGCTGTAACTGGAAGGGCAGATATAATGGATTCACCGAATATTGGTGAAATCGGCGGAACTTATGGAGGCAGTCCGCTAGGCTGTGCGGCTGCATTAGAAGTGATATGGACAATTGAGGAAGAAGGATTACTAGAAAGAGCAAATGAAATCGGAAGTCTTTTCACTGAAAAATTTTCTGATTTTCCTTTAAAATATAAGCAAGTGGGTGAAGTACGTTCTTTAGGAGCAATGTGTGCCATTGAATTTGTTAAAGATCAGGAAACAAAGGAACCTAATAAAGAAATTGTTCAGGAAATCCTGTCAAAAGCACACAAGCGCGGCCTCATCATAATGAGCGCCGGCTTATATGGCAATATTATTCGTTTGCTCAGTCCGCTTGTTACAACCAATGAACAGCTCAATGAAGGATTTTCCGTACTGGAAGAAGTAATAGGCGAATGCTGCACATAA
- the ablB gene encoding putative beta-lysine N-acetyltransferase encodes MNNTASVKTLKKEDFVAEFYLDPFNKRLRIDDYAGELAGAVHEAEKTAKEHKCEKLIFRGRVENYLDLLSMGFQCEAVIDGYFHGSDQYFFCKYFSDERRTNGHWISEDSIVKNVTALDRNPDVIMPPSEYQLIKITEQDAEKMAELYREVFKIYPTPLHDPSYIKKTIREGTIYYAFQYKDDLVSAASAEINLFYKNAELTDCATLPSHRKHGLMKILLEKLEKDLKSQGVFCAYSIARALSFGMNAVLHQLGYSYRGRLLNNCYIFDKLENMNVWVRNLAHSD; translated from the coding sequence ATGAATAATACAGCTTCTGTAAAAACACTAAAAAAAGAAGACTTTGTAGCCGAATTCTATCTTGATCCATTCAATAAACGATTAAGGATCGACGATTATGCAGGTGAATTGGCAGGTGCCGTCCATGAAGCAGAGAAAACAGCAAAAGAACACAAATGTGAGAAATTAATTTTCAGGGGAAGAGTTGAAAATTATTTAGATCTTCTTTCGATGGGTTTTCAGTGCGAGGCTGTTATTGACGGGTATTTCCACGGTTCTGATCAATACTTTTTCTGCAAGTATTTTTCAGATGAAAGAAGAACTAATGGGCACTGGATCTCTGAAGACAGCATTGTTAAAAATGTGACCGCCCTTGATAGAAACCCGGATGTCATTATGCCTCCTTCTGAATATCAGCTTATAAAAATAACGGAGCAGGATGCTGAAAAAATGGCTGAACTATACCGTGAAGTTTTTAAGATTTATCCAACACCTCTCCATGATCCCTCATATATAAAAAAAACAATCCGGGAGGGCACCATTTATTACGCTTTTCAGTATAAAGATGACCTAGTCAGTGCTGCTTCAGCGGAGATCAATCTTTTTTATAAAAACGCAGAACTGACAGATTGTGCGACACTCCCATCCCACCGTAAACATGGTTTAATGAAAATACTCCTCGAAAAATTGGAAAAAGATCTAAAATCGCAGGGTGTATTCTGTGCCTACTCCATCGCCAGAGCGCTGTCATTCGGTATGAACGCCGTTCTGCATCAGCTTGGCTATTCCTATCGGGGCCGTCTTCTTAACAACTGCTATATTTTCGATAAACTTGAGAATATGAATGTCTGGGTAAGGAATTTGGCCCATTCGGATTAA
- a CDS encoding sigma-54 interaction domain-containing protein, with protein sequence MIETQSISKEVLAAILKGIDEGIHVVDLNGMTIFYNEIAARHDGLEVSEVIGKPVLKVFPSLDKETSTLLKVMKTETPIYNQTQSYVNLHGAQIETINTTLPITVNGKVAGAVEIAKDYSRLKLLSESLLDLRKKIKQPLKKAASANNVQYTLDSLLTINKEMKNIKKEAAKLAKSDSSILVFGESGCGKELFVQGLHHASSRTEGPFIAQNCAAIPESLLESILFGTAKGSYTGAVDRPGLFELADGGTLFLDEIHAMPIELQAKLLRVLEDGIVRRVGSPKSSQVNVRVIAAMNIHPMEALEKNQMRKDLFYRLNVLTFGLLPLRERKEDIEFLAHHFIKRFNHVLKKGLSGIGDDVLAFFRQYHWPGNVRELKHTIEYMMNVCEGDFLKAEDLPVILKQQLQKNKQDFSLKVQPLKASMQKQEKALIEKALQETNGNIKKAAKLLEVPRQTLQYKLAKYNIEMNNRVLEKSAE encoded by the coding sequence ATGATTGAAACTCAAAGTATTTCTAAAGAAGTTCTGGCCGCCATATTAAAAGGCATTGATGAAGGGATTCATGTAGTGGATTTGAATGGAATGACCATTTTTTATAATGAAATAGCTGCTAGACACGATGGTCTGGAGGTTTCCGAGGTAATCGGAAAACCTGTTCTGAAAGTCTTTCCTTCATTGGATAAAGAGACAAGCACTTTATTAAAGGTTATGAAAACAGAAACACCGATATATAATCAGACTCAGTCCTATGTAAACCTCCATGGTGCACAAATAGAAACCATCAATACCACTCTCCCTATAACTGTTAATGGGAAGGTAGCGGGAGCTGTCGAGATTGCCAAGGATTATTCCAGATTGAAGCTTCTTTCTGAAAGCCTTCTTGATCTGCGCAAAAAAATAAAACAGCCCCTCAAAAAAGCGGCTTCTGCCAATAATGTACAGTATACACTGGATAGCCTTCTCACAATAAATAAGGAAATGAAAAATATTAAAAAGGAAGCCGCTAAACTGGCAAAGTCCGATTCTTCCATTCTTGTGTTTGGGGAAAGCGGGTGCGGAAAGGAGCTCTTTGTTCAGGGGCTTCATCATGCTTCCTCAAGAACTGAAGGCCCATTTATTGCCCAGAACTGTGCAGCAATACCGGAGTCCTTGCTTGAAAGCATACTTTTTGGGACTGCTAAAGGAAGCTACACAGGAGCGGTAGACCGGCCGGGGTTATTTGAATTAGCCGATGGCGGGACACTTTTTCTCGATGAAATACACGCCATGCCGATTGAGCTGCAGGCTAAACTGCTGAGAGTGCTTGAGGATGGCATTGTCCGAAGAGTAGGAAGTCCGAAAAGCTCACAGGTCAATGTACGGGTGATTGCAGCCATGAATATCCATCCAATGGAAGCACTTGAGAAGAACCAAATGAGAAAAGACTTATTTTACCGCTTAAACGTTCTCACTTTTGGTCTCCTGCCTCTTAGGGAGAGAAAGGAAGATATTGAATTTCTTGCCCATCATTTTATTAAGCGATTTAATCACGTGTTAAAAAAAGGACTTTCAGGAATCGGGGATGATGTGCTGGCGTTTTTCAGACAATACCATTGGCCCGGTAACGTCAGGGAATTAAAGCATACAATCGAGTACATGATGAATGTCTGTGAAGGAGACTTTCTAAAAGCTGAGGATTTGCCAGTTATATTGAAACAGCAGCTTCAAAAGAATAAACAGGATTTTTCACTGAAAGTCCAGCCATTAAAAGCGAGTATGCAAAAGCAGGAAAAAGCTTTAATCGAAAAAGCTCTTCAAGAAACAAACGGAAATATAAAAAAAGCCGCAAAGCTATTGGAGGTGCCCCGTCAGACACTGCAATATAAATTGGCCAAGTATAATATTGAAATGAATAACAGAGTCCTGGAAAAAAGTGCCGAGTAA